From the Clostridiales bacterium FE2011 genome, one window contains:
- a CDS encoding DUF2461 domain-containing protein has protein sequence MFTGFTDETVQFFLDLKFHNNTPYFHENHDRYVETVQTPFYEMITDLGDEMRKIDPLMEIRPYKCLSRIHRDTRFSRDKSPYRDHLWFLFRRAGEPRDKSLFYYFEFGPDRLSWGMGIWGENRELMDLFRKRMRANPDGILALLDDLDLPGHKLILNGSFFKRMDIPDEIPQRLKPWYTGREIYVGRYSPVWQWAFSDRILKEVRKDFRTLAPLYRLLRGYLDDLSQSE, from the coding sequence ATGTTTACAGGCTTTACCGATGAAACTGTTCAGTTTTTTCTGGATCTTAAGTTTCATAACAACACCCCATACTTTCATGAAAACCATGACCGGTATGTGGAGACCGTCCAGACGCCGTTTTATGAAATGATTACGGATCTGGGCGACGAGATGCGGAAAATAGATCCGCTGATGGAGATCCGGCCTTACAAGTGCCTGTCGCGCATCCACCGCGATACGCGTTTTTCCAGAGATAAAAGCCCTTACAGGGATCATCTCTGGTTTCTGTTCAGAAGAGCAGGAGAGCCAAGGGATAAGAGCCTGTTTTACTACTTTGAATTCGGTCCGGACAGACTGAGCTGGGGAATGGGTATATGGGGTGAAAACCGTGAACTGATGGATCTGTTCCGGAAGCGCATGAGAGCCAATCCTGACGGAATCCTGGCATTGCTTGATGACCTTGATCTTCCAGGACACAAACTGATCCTGAACGGTTCGTTTTTCAAGAGAATGGATATTCCGGATGAGATCCCGCAGCGGCTGAAACCATGGTATACCGGCAGAGAAATATATGTCGGCAGATACAGTCCGGTCTGGCAGTGGGCGTTTTCCGACCGGATCCTGAAGGAAGTCCGAAAGGATTTCCGTACTCTCGCACCGCTTTACCGGCTGTTAAGAGGTTATCTGGATGACCTTTCCCAGTCCGAGTAA
- a CDS encoding DUF4230 domain-containing protein, whose product MKKTGKWALSVISKALVIIIVIALLPFARTWIRQLLPDATGEIRVQSMILEQKLESSKRLEVTTIDEEGVLEAKTNVIILGTVGTTTIRYRYTASVGIDLSKVVMTTDSDRIIFELPDPEVLNDGIEALEINKNNFFSKAVEKSVETLLNEQKLKCREQYISEKQHSDRAWEDIRKSFETTICQWLEQYGERHYDFEFVKLNDSAA is encoded by the coding sequence ATGAAGAAGACCGGAAAATGGGCATTATCCGTGATTTCAAAAGCACTGGTAATCATCATTGTGATTGCCTTGCTTCCGTTTGCCCGTACCTGGATCCGGCAGCTGCTGCCTGACGCCACGGGCGAGATCCGGGTCCAGAGCATGATCCTGGAACAGAAGCTGGAATCAAGCAAGCGGCTCGAAGTTACCACCATTGATGAAGAAGGCGTTCTTGAAGCCAAGACCAACGTAATCATCCTGGGCACTGTCGGTACAACCACCATCCGTTACCGCTATACTGCCAGTGTCGGCATTGACCTGAGCAAAGTCGTTATGACAACAGACAGCGACAGGATCATTTTTGAGCTTCCGGATCCGGAGGTACTCAATGACGGAATTGAAGCGCTTGAAATCAACAAAAACAATTTTTTCTCCAAAGCAGTGGAAAAGAGTGTTGAGACGCTGTTGAACGAGCAGAAGCTGAAATGCAGGGAACAGTACATCAGTGAAAAGCAGCATTCAGACAGGGCCTGGGAGGATATCAGGAAATCCTTTGAAACAACTATCTGCCAATGGCTCGAACAATACGGGGAAAGACATTACGATTTTGAATTCGTCAAACTGAACGATTCCGCAGCCTGA
- the ylqF gene encoding ribosome biogenesis GTPase YlqF — translation MAKTKRLLQDQIKRIDLIIELCDARLPYSSRNPELAKMISQKRHLLFMNKSDLADPGMNKRWLQYYRRQGIEAHLTNASMMKGKETVSLIEQATKEIVDKALQKGVRKTVRAMIAGIPNVGKSTMINRLYGRSITQTGDRPGVTKSNQWVKISPYLELLDTPGLLWPRLDDQLSARRLCYIGSIKDDIVDTAELTISLLEELCVLVPDTVSERFHLKDTGLKGAELLEAVCAGRGWLLKGGRFDYDRCCSVVLDEYRAGKLGRITFEAPPQTNTEDTENND, via the coding sequence ATGGCGAAAACCAAACGCCTGCTCCAGGATCAGATTAAACGAATTGACCTGATCATTGAACTTTGCGACGCCCGGCTGCCTTATTCCAGCAGGAATCCGGAGCTGGCAAAAATGATATCACAGAAGCGTCATCTGCTTTTTATGAACAAATCCGACCTGGCCGATCCCGGTATGAACAAGCGCTGGCTTCAGTATTACCGCCGACAGGGGATTGAAGCGCACCTGACCAATGCCAGCATGATGAAAGGCAAGGAAACCGTCAGCCTGATTGAACAGGCGACAAAGGAAATTGTTGACAAAGCGCTGCAGAAGGGTGTACGGAAAACAGTACGGGCCATGATTGCCGGTATTCCGAACGTCGGAAAAAGCACCATGATCAACCGGCTTTACGGCCGATCCATTACCCAGACCGGAGACCGCCCCGGCGTTACAAAAAGCAATCAATGGGTCAAAATATCCCCATATCTGGAACTGCTCGATACACCCGGCCTGCTCTGGCCCCGGCTGGATGACCAGCTTTCCGCCCGCAGGCTGTGTTATATCGGCTCCATAAAGGATGACATTGTGGACACGGCAGAACTGACCATCAGCCTGCTGGAAGAATTATGCGTTCTGGTTCCCGACACTGTTTCCGAAAGATTCCATCTCAAGGATACAGGACTGAAAGGCGCGGAGCTGCTGGAAGCTGTATGTGCCGGAAGGGGATGGCTCCTGAAGGGCGGACGCTTTGACTATGACCGGTGCTGCAGCGTGGTGCTGGACGAATACCGCGCCGGAAAACTGGGCAGAATTACTTTTGAAGCACCGCCGCAAACCAATACGGAGGATACTGAAAACAATGATTGA
- a CDS encoding ribonuclease HII, translating to MTGAAAWCWTNTAPENWAELLLKHRRKPIRRILKTMIDRSQHAAELMAFDRQYKQSGVVVAGMDEVGRGPLAGNVVTACVVMPEDPLIIWIDDSKKLSESRREKVFDEIMANALYVGVGEVSPEEIDRINILEATRNAMRKAAADVPADIFLIDAVTKLGLKGKEMPIIKGDATSYSIAAASIVAKVIRDRQMIELDRLYPDYGFARNKGYGTKEHIEALKRIGPCPVHRRSFITHFI from the coding sequence ATGACCGGTGCTGCAGCGTGGTGCTGGACGAATACCGCGCCGGAAAACTGGGCAGAATTACTTTTGAAGCACCGCCGCAAACCAATACGGAGGATACTGAAAACAATGATTGACCGTAGTCAGCACGCAGCTGAGCTGATGGCATTTGACAGGCAGTACAAACAGTCTGGCGTGGTCGTTGCCGGCATGGATGAGGTCGGCCGCGGCCCCCTGGCCGGTAATGTCGTTACCGCCTGCGTTGTTATGCCGGAGGATCCCCTTATCATCTGGATTGACGACAGCAAAAAGCTGAGCGAAAGCCGGCGTGAAAAAGTATTTGACGAGATTATGGCCAATGCGCTGTACGTCGGCGTGGGAGAGGTTTCTCCGGAAGAGATTGACCGGATCAATATCCTGGAGGCAACACGGAACGCTATGCGAAAAGCCGCGGCTGATGTTCCGGCCGACATATTCCTGATCGACGCGGTGACCAAACTCGGGCTGAAGGGGAAAGAAATGCCCATCATTAAAGGCGACGCCACTTCCTATTCCATCGCTGCGGCAAGCATCGTGGCAAAGGTAATCAGAGACAGGCAGATGATCGAACTTGACCGGCTCTATCCTGATTACGGATTCGCGCGGAACAAGGGCTACGGAACCAAAGAACATATCGAAGCGCTGAAACGGATCGGCCCCTGTCCGGTCCACCGCAGAAGCTTCATCACTCATTTCATATGA
- a CDS encoding YraN family protein — protein sequence MKWTYETGLLGEEIAAQWLEEHYGMRLLESRYKTKAGEIDLIMLDRDTVVFVEVKTRMTSLPGTGIATVNLQKQRRISRAATLYLMRREWLGKAVRFDVIEVHPDDMLYIPNAFQPGGMFYR from the coding sequence ATGAAATGGACCTATGAAACCGGCCTGCTTGGGGAAGAGATCGCCGCGCAGTGGCTGGAGGAGCATTATGGTATGCGCCTCCTTGAAAGCAGATACAAAACCAAGGCAGGCGAAATTGACCTGATTATGCTGGACAGGGATACTGTGGTTTTTGTGGAAGTCAAAACCCGGATGACCTCCCTGCCCGGAACCGGTATTGCCACGGTCAACCTGCAGAAACAAAGGCGCATTTCCAGGGCGGCGACCCTTTATCTGATGCGCAGGGAATGGCTTGGAAAAGCTGTTCGTTTTGATGTTATAGAAGTTCATCCGGACGATATGCTGTATATCCCCAATGCATTTCAGCCGGGCGGCATGTTTTACCGTTAA
- a CDS encoding glycosyltransferase family 39 protein, with translation MAFALVPAGCAEGENLLQNADFSELDSDGMPEYWFTDAYYLDAGYTVFGVSEGDSGHEHVITIQNIAENDARFAQAVEVEPDSLYKFSGYIRASGIEGGLGANLSIEGIYAFSDKVYDTEGEWKYIEYYGETGPDQDYIVVFARLGGYSGICSGKASFSNLSLTKVDSVPGDLVADMWYRESADSYNDDEYEDPLQAIPATAWLILISLVYTAFALLAVYHYEQRKKQQITISRKISPYLLSALFFSALVLRILISSLVEGYMVDVNCFLSWGKTMANSGPTGFYQDTNFCDYPPLYTYVLALNSEISRLLHAGPMLERVIFRFVPCLCDLIGCFIVYRLMVREHETSGYAPYFFLIASLFNPAAILNSAAWGQMDSVLCLLLLAVSVMAVKGKWMTALPLYVIAVLIKPQALMLGPLGLIYILITYVRKPESRKPILYGTVISILTLAAGVIPFSLRQNWDWLINLYKRTLESYPYATVNTANFYYILGGNWNAIANEAHILAPVLLGLLCIGYGLWWHFCSKEKKYLLIETLISFLFASAFIICAFVRASWALTGGIAMGFAFVIVLSPAIRRKDIRLLPWLGGLLYVLLYVFGVKMHERYIFPALLLFAAAWTLFRDRRILYVLVLFSVTTFINEGIVLDNSIRLGSSFGHLNPDTVVLADLISLLNISGALYAVWLSTKLYKDIPVAEEIDAEVPETEKEAAIPESISGCEVETESILTGNEPETLVAAEQPVLLNAEETDTNLTAETIHQGAVQDSRRSFRWFDRSLHWNKRDTILLSVITAVYAAISLLTLGSTKAPQTAWISSSPAEEIVFDLGEYRDNFEILYFGQVSSRNFSFSVSKDRKEWEDDVWAQMDQGQCWKWKYVILSYTDENENVTFQSSNLDHVVRFSGRYVKLKAHYIGLTLNEVLFRNEDGEVLPVRILDQTGAEPESVLYSDPASLIDEQDTLERLPAFPESQETTEAAAQPGWWNSSYFDEIYHARTGFEFLHGKAPYETSHPPLGKILISLSIAAFGMCPFGWRFAGAVAGILMLPGMYLLVKQLSKKTSIAALACLLMALDCQHLTQTQIATIDSFPVLFIIFEYFFMLRFIQTDYLKEKKSAAILPLLFSGLFMGLSIASKWIGIYAGAGLAFLFFTHCYRVIRSASKADADQLRSALRRTLILCLWCILFFILIPVIIYLLSYIPYFAYLSGRITSLTDYIKEVIKAQIGMFNYHSEPGLGMNHPFYSPWWEWPIIGKPMYYASQEYIPAGFTKRNSIFCFGNPVIWYGGLAALAYCLFRFAQTRRYQLEGTDYLWHIRTGSSDFRYSFILIGFLAQYLPWVLVPRGTYIYHYFASLPFIMTAIAVSFDQDDPKYRLNFRLFAAAFAIAAAVFFIILFPYACGLNVCKGWLDIGNHLLRIWYNP, from the coding sequence ATGGCTTTTGCCCTTGTTCCAGCAGGCTGCGCTGAAGGGGAGAACCTGCTTCAAAACGCCGATTTCTCTGAGCTGGACAGCGACGGGATGCCTGAATACTGGTTTACCGACGCATATTACCTGGATGCCGGTTATACAGTATTCGGTGTATCTGAAGGCGATTCCGGACATGAGCACGTCATCACTATACAGAATATCGCTGAAAATGACGCCCGCTTTGCCCAGGCTGTGGAAGTTGAGCCGGATTCCCTATACAAGTTCAGCGGATACATCCGTGCCAGCGGCATTGAGGGCGGCCTAGGCGCCAACCTGAGCATTGAGGGCATATACGCTTTCAGCGACAAGGTATACGATACAGAAGGCGAATGGAAATACATCGAATATTACGGTGAAACAGGACCGGACCAGGACTATATCGTTGTTTTTGCCCGGCTGGGCGGATACAGCGGCATCTGCTCCGGTAAAGCCTCCTTCTCCAACCTGTCCCTGACCAAAGTAGACAGCGTACCCGGCGATCTGGTGGCTGACATGTGGTACCGGGAATCCGCCGATTCCTATAACGACGACGAATATGAGGATCCGCTGCAAGCCATTCCGGCCACAGCCTGGCTGATCCTGATCAGCCTTGTATATACCGCCTTTGCGCTGCTTGCTGTCTATCATTATGAGCAGCGTAAAAAACAGCAGATTACAATCAGCCGGAAAATTTCTCCGTATCTGCTTTCTGCTCTGTTTTTCTCGGCGCTTGTTCTCCGGATCCTTATCAGCTCCCTGGTTGAAGGATACATGGTTGACGTGAACTGCTTCCTGAGCTGGGGAAAGACCATGGCGAACTCCGGACCGACAGGATTCTACCAGGACACCAATTTCTGTGATTATCCGCCGCTGTACACCTATGTGCTGGCCCTGAATTCTGAAATATCCAGGCTTCTGCATGCCGGACCCATGCTGGAGCGGGTCATTTTCCGGTTTGTGCCCTGTCTGTGTGACCTCATCGGCTGCTTTATTGTCTACCGGCTGATGGTCAGGGAGCATGAAACATCCGGATATGCCCCTTATTTCTTCCTGATTGCGTCCTTATTCAACCCTGCCGCCATCCTGAACAGTGCCGCGTGGGGACAGATGGACAGCGTACTGTGCCTGCTCCTGCTGGCTGTCTCTGTAATGGCCGTGAAAGGGAAGTGGATGACAGCGCTGCCGCTGTACGTAATCGCAGTGCTGATCAAACCGCAGGCACTGATGCTCGGGCCGCTGGGGCTGATATACATCCTGATTACCTATGTCCGGAAGCCGGAATCCCGCAAACCGATCCTGTACGGTACCGTGATCAGTATTCTGACACTTGCCGCAGGCGTGATTCCCTTCAGCCTCCGGCAGAACTGGGACTGGCTGATCAATCTGTATAAACGCACCCTGGAATCCTATCCCTACGCCACGGTCAACACCGCCAACTTCTACTATATCCTTGGCGGGAACTGGAACGCCATTGCGAATGAAGCCCATATCCTTGCTCCTGTCCTGCTGGGACTGCTCTGCATCGGTTACGGATTGTGGTGGCATTTCTGTTCCAAAGAAAAGAAATATCTCCTGATTGAAACGCTTATCAGTTTCCTGTTTGCAAGCGCGTTTATCATCTGCGCCTTCGTAAGGGCTTCCTGGGCTTTGACCGGCGGAATTGCCATGGGATTCGCCTTTGTCATTGTCCTTTCTCCCGCAATCCGCCGGAAAGACATTCGTCTCCTCCCGTGGCTCGGAGGCCTGCTCTACGTGCTGCTGTACGTTTTCGGCGTCAAGATGCACGAACGTTATATTTTCCCTGCGCTGCTCCTGTTTGCGGCAGCCTGGACGCTGTTCAGGGACAGGCGTATTCTTTACGTCCTGGTGCTGTTTTCCGTTACGACCTTTATCAATGAGGGAATCGTACTGGACAACAGCATCCGCCTGGGTTCCTCCTTCGGCCACCTGAACCCGGATACGGTTGTGCTTGCCGATCTGATCAGCCTTCTGAATATTTCCGGCGCTTTGTACGCGGTCTGGCTCAGCACGAAACTGTACAAGGACATTCCTGTTGCAGAAGAAATTGATGCTGAAGTTCCGGAAACTGAAAAAGAAGCAGCCATACCTGAATCCATATCCGGCTGTGAAGTCGAAACTGAAAGCATTCTGACGGGCAATGAACCGGAAACCCTTGTTGCAGCCGAACAGCCTGTCCTGCTGAATGCTGAAGAGACTGACACAAACCTGACAGCTGAAACCATCCATCAGGGAGCAGTTCAGGACAGCCGCAGAAGCTTCCGATGGTTTGACCGTTCCCTGCACTGGAATAAACGTGATACAATCCTGCTTTCCGTCATTACGGCAGTCTATGCCGCAATCAGCCTGCTGACCCTTGGAAGCACAAAGGCTCCGCAGACCGCATGGATATCCAGCAGCCCGGCAGAGGAGATTGTCTTTGACCTGGGTGAATACAGGGATAATTTCGAAATTCTCTATTTTGGCCAGGTCAGCAGCCGCAATTTCTCCTTTTCCGTCAGCAAAGACAGGAAAGAATGGGAAGACGACGTCTGGGCCCAGATGGATCAGGGGCAGTGCTGGAAATGGAAATATGTGATTCTTTCCTATACTGACGAAAACGAAAATGTGACTTTCCAGAGTTCAAACCTGGATCATGTGGTTCGCTTCAGCGGAAGATATGTGAAACTGAAAGCTCATTATATCGGCCTGACGCTGAATGAAGTGCTTTTCCGCAATGAGGACGGAGAAGTGCTGCCTGTCCGGATACTGGATCAGACAGGGGCAGAACCTGAATCTGTGCTGTATTCCGATCCTGCGTCTTTGATTGACGAACAGGATACACTGGAACGGCTGCCCGCTTTCCCGGAAAGCCAGGAGACCACTGAAGCTGCAGCACAGCCCGGCTGGTGGAACAGCAGCTATTTTGATGAAATCTATCACGCAAGAACAGGCTTTGAATTCCTTCACGGAAAAGCACCCTATGAAACAAGCCATCCGCCCCTCGGGAAAATCCTGATCAGCCTTTCCATTGCTGCATTCGGAATGTGTCCGTTCGGCTGGCGTTTTGCCGGAGCGGTGGCCGGAATCCTGATGCTGCCCGGGATGTACCTGCTTGTCAAACAGCTGAGTAAGAAAACCAGTATAGCCGCCCTGGCCTGCCTGCTGATGGCGCTGGACTGCCAGCACCTGACACAGACCCAGATTGCAACAATCGATAGTTTCCCTGTACTGTTTATCATTTTCGAATACTTCTTCATGCTGCGTTTTATCCAGACCGACTACCTGAAGGAGAAGAAGTCCGCAGCCATCCTTCCGCTGCTGTTCAGCGGTCTGTTCATGGGCTTGTCCATTGCCAGCAAATGGATCGGTATTTACGCCGGAGCCGGACTTGCGTTCCTCTTTTTCACCCATTGCTACCGGGTCATCCGCAGTGCTTCCAAAGCGGACGCTGATCAGCTCCGTTCCGCACTGCGCAGGACGCTGATCCTCTGCCTCTGGTGTATCCTGTTCTTTATCCTGATTCCTGTGATCATTTATCTGCTGTCTTATATTCCATACTTTGCCTATCTGTCCGGCAGGATTACCAGCCTGACAGATTATATCAAAGAAGTGATCAAAGCCCAGATCGGTATGTTCAATTATCACAGTGAACCGGGGCTAGGAATGAATCATCCCTTCTATTCTCCCTGGTGGGAGTGGCCGATCATCGGCAAACCCATGTATTACGCTTCACAGGAATACATCCCGGCAGGATTTACAAAACGGAACAGTATCTTCTGCTTCGGGAATCCCGTGATCTGGTACGGTGGACTGGCTGCGCTTGCGTACTGCCTGTTCCGCTTCGCACAGACCAGAAGATACCAGCTGGAAGGTACTGATTACCTCTGGCATATCCGGACTGGCAGTTCCGATTTCCGTTATTCCTTTATCCTGATCGGTTTCCTGGCCCAGTATCTGCCCTGGGTGCTGGTTCCCAGAGGAACCTATATATACCATTATTTCGCAAGCCTACCGTTCATCATGACTGCGATTGCAGTATCCTTTGACCAGGACGACCCGAAATACAGGCTTAACTTCCGTCTGTTTGCCGCAGCTTTTGCGATTGCGGCAGCCGTGTTCTTTATCATTCTTTTCCCGTACGCCTGCGGCCTGAATGTCTGTAAAGGCTGGCTTGACATTGGAAACCATCTGCTGAGAATCTGGTATAACCCGTAA
- a CDS encoding YifB family Mg chelatase-like AAA ATPase translates to MMASLLSFGVTGVNGYQVHVEVFGTESMPGIEIIGLPDASVKESKDRVNAAIINSGKQMNPRRITVNLAPADTKKEGPSFDLPIAVGMMIADGILIPDPPADLKSVALFGELSLDGSVQPINGALPMVISAKENGIGTVILPEKNACEVSCIQDIRILPVSHLRQVIAWFEGKAELEEQKQVSFEALKNEAVPAVDMAQIKGQKGARRAVEVAAAGGHNMLMIGVPGSGKTMLARCIPGILPPMTFEESLETTRIHSICGKLQAGKGLMVNRPFCAPHHNASVASLIGGGQDAKPGEVSLAHNGVLFLDELPEFSRSALEALRQPLEDGIVSVARVRRQAQYQSSFMLVAAMNPCPCGFYGSNRRTCRCTPPEIRRYLDRVSGPLLDRIDLQIEVDSVPINEINDSQPSESSAVVAARVRKAREIQLKRYEGTGKYCNAQLSNAEVKQFCTPDAEGTALLNAAVDSLHLSMRAYQRILKVARTIADLAGEETISSAHIAEAVQYRELDQKYWR, encoded by the coding sequence ATCATGGCAAGTCTGCTGAGTTTCGGCGTGACAGGTGTGAACGGTTACCAGGTTCATGTGGAAGTGTTCGGCACAGAAAGCATGCCCGGTATTGAAATCATCGGCCTTCCAGACGCTTCTGTGAAGGAAAGCAAGGACCGGGTCAACGCGGCCATTATCAACAGCGGAAAGCAAATGAATCCCAGACGGATCACAGTCAACCTGGCCCCTGCAGACACAAAGAAGGAAGGCCCTTCCTTCGACCTGCCGATTGCAGTGGGCATGATGATTGCTGACGGCATCCTGATCCCTGATCCGCCGGCAGACCTGAAATCCGTGGCGCTCTTCGGAGAACTCAGCCTGGACGGAAGCGTACAGCCCATTAACGGCGCCCTGCCCATGGTCATCAGCGCCAAGGAAAACGGCATCGGCACAGTGATCCTGCCGGAGAAAAACGCCTGTGAAGTCTCCTGCATCCAGGATATCCGGATTCTTCCCGTTTCTCACCTGAGGCAGGTGATTGCCTGGTTTGAGGGCAAAGCAGAACTGGAAGAGCAAAAGCAGGTTTCGTTTGAAGCGTTGAAAAACGAAGCGGTTCCTGCGGTGGACATGGCCCAGATCAAAGGCCAGAAAGGCGCCCGGCGGGCCGTTGAAGTAGCCGCAGCCGGCGGCCATAACATGCTGATGATCGGCGTACCCGGCAGCGGCAAAACCATGCTGGCGCGATGCATACCCGGAATCCTGCCTCCGATGACTTTTGAAGAATCCCTTGAAACCACACGGATCCATTCCATCTGCGGAAAACTGCAGGCGGGAAAAGGACTGATGGTTAACAGGCCATTCTGTGCGCCGCACCATAACGCATCTGTTGCCTCCCTGATCGGCGGCGGACAGGATGCCAAACCCGGTGAGGTTTCCCTGGCACATAACGGCGTATTGTTCCTGGATGAACTGCCTGAATTCAGCCGAAGCGCACTGGAAGCCCTCCGGCAGCCGCTGGAAGACGGAATCGTATCCGTTGCAAGGGTCAGGCGCCAGGCCCAGTATCAGTCTTCCTTTATGCTGGTTGCCGCCATGAATCCCTGTCCCTGCGGGTTTTACGGGAGCAACCGGCGCACATGCAGATGTACACCTCCGGAAATCAGGAGATACCTGGACCGTGTTTCCGGTCCGCTGCTGGACAGAATAGACCTTCAGATTGAAGTGGATTCTGTACCCATCAATGAAATCAATGATTCCCAGCCGTCTGAATCATCCGCCGTTGTTGCTGCCAGAGTACGCAAAGCTCGGGAAATCCAGCTGAAGCGATATGAAGGGACGGGAAAATACTGCAACGCACAGCTTTCCAACGCAGAAGTAAAACAGTTCTGCACGCCGGACGCTGAAGGAACCGCCCTTCTGAACGCCGCAGTTGATTCCTTGCACCTGAGCATGCGTGCCTACCAGCGAATCCTGAAAGTAGCAAGAACCATTGCCGATCTGGCCGGGGAAGAGACGATCTCCTCCGCACATATTGCGGAAGCTGTTCAGTATCGGGAACTTGACCAGAAGTATTGGAGATGA
- the dprA gene encoding DNA-protecting protein DprA, translated as MEMNPVPQYGYEYDAWLASACMPAYAVRKLLDRYGTSEACHQAVCRNDVELKELISHRFYQVLYSTGAKENLEKYKKVMDSHGIRSLIFSDALFPASLHEIHDPPAILFLQGNMDCLRGRSLAIVGSRAASYTGQKAAGKLAKDLGRKGITVISGLACGIDAAAHRGCLDGKGLTIAVVGNGLDRVYPADNRVLHDDILAGDGLIISEYAPGEKALGWHFPVRNRIIVGLSRALILMEARIRSGSMTSVNHALEQGKDVFVYPGDPSSDCFEGNHQLLREGGLYFTSANDILEDLHWLDNPSAVRQNSECVQGYKPSTPEEETIIKALKPGALSFEQLINCTGMNPSVLMSTLTILQIRGIIEALPGKQYQLKH; from the coding sequence TTGGAGATGAATCCTGTGCCGCAATACGGATACGAATATGACGCATGGCTTGCTTCCGCCTGTATGCCGGCTTACGCAGTCCGAAAGCTGCTGGACCGTTACGGTACGTCTGAAGCATGCCATCAGGCCGTCTGCCGGAATGACGTGGAACTGAAAGAGCTCATTTCCCATCGGTTTTATCAGGTGTTGTATTCCACAGGAGCAAAGGAAAACCTGGAAAAATACAAAAAGGTCATGGACAGTCATGGAATCAGATCCCTGATTTTTTCAGATGCGCTTTTTCCAGCTTCACTGCATGAAATTCATGATCCTCCCGCCATCCTGTTCCTGCAGGGAAACATGGACTGCCTCAGGGGCAGATCCCTGGCCATTGTGGGCAGCAGAGCCGCTTCCTATACAGGACAGAAAGCCGCAGGTAAACTGGCGAAAGACCTGGGCAGAAAGGGCATAACCGTCATCAGCGGACTGGCCTGCGGCATTGATGCCGCCGCACACCGGGGATGCCTGGATGGGAAAGGGCTGACAATCGCGGTGGTCGGGAACGGCCTGGACCGCGTTTATCCGGCAGATAACCGGGTTCTCCATGACGACATTCTGGCCGGGGACGGACTGATCATCAGTGAATACGCACCGGGTGAAAAGGCGCTGGGCTGGCATTTTCCTGTAAGGAACCGTATTATTGTGGGGCTGAGCCGGGCACTGATCCTGATGGAAGCCAGAATCCGCAGCGGCAGTATGACCTCGGTCAATCATGCGCTGGAGCAGGGGAAGGATGTTTTCGTCTATCCGGGCGATCCCTCCTCAGACTGTTTTGAAGGAAATCATCAGCTATTGCGGGAAGGCGGTCTTTATTTCACAAGTGCCAATGATATCCTTGAAGATCTTCACTGGCTTGACAATCCTTCCGCAGTAAGGCAAAATAGCGAATGCGTGCAGGGATATAAGCCCTCCACGCCGGAAGAAGAAACAATCATAAAAGCACTGAAGCCGGGGGCTCTGAGCTTTGAGCAGCTTATAAACTGTACGGGGATGAATCCTTCCGTACTGATGAGCACACTCACGATCCTTCAGATCCGGGGCATTATTGAAGCCCTGCCCGGTAAACAATATCAGCTGAAGCATTAA